The region CGAAGCGCTCGGCGCGCGCCTGGCGGCCATGGGACTGCGCTTCATCGATGCGCCCATTTCCGGCGGCGCGGCCAAGGCGGCTGCCGGCGAGATGTCGGTGATGGCGGCCGGCGCGCCCGATGCCTTTGACGCCTGCACGGGAATCTTCGACGCCATCAGCGGCAAGCTGTACCGCCTGGGCGAACAGCCGGGACAAGGGTCGAAAGTCAAGATGATCAACCAGCTGCTGGCCGGCGTGCATATCGCCGCCGCTGCCGAGGCGATGGCGCTGGGCTTGCGCGCCGGCTGCGACCCCGATGCCCTGTACGAAGTCATTTCGAACAGCGCCGGCAGTTCCTGGATGTTCCAGAACCGCGTGCCGCATATCTTGAAGGGCGACTACACGCCGCTGTCGGCCGTGAATATTTTTGTGAAGGATCTGGGCATCGTGCTCGACTACGCGAAAAAGAGCGTGTTTCCG is a window of Janthinobacterium sp. 1_2014MBL_MicDiv DNA encoding:
- the ltnD gene encoding L-threonate dehydrogenase — encoded protein: MNVAIEKVGVIGLGAMGMGIAQSLLRAGFEVHACDVRPETVQKLVDGGAHAAPSPAALAAQVQALLIVVVNAQQTESVLFGERGAAARLAPGSVVIACATVAPEFAEALGARLAAMGLRFIDAPISGGAAKAAAGEMSVMAAGAPDAFDACTGIFDAISGKLYRLGEQPGQGSKVKMINQLLAGVHIAAAAEAMALGLRAGCDPDALYEVISNSAGSSWMFQNRVPHILKGDYTPLSAVNIFVKDLGIVLDYAKKSVFPLPLSATAHQMFMQASAAGFGGEDDAAVIKTFPGIDLPAKA